In the Oncorhynchus tshawytscha isolate Ot180627B linkage group LG17, Otsh_v2.0, whole genome shotgun sequence genome, GATGACACTATTGGACAGGGGTCCGGATTGATAGACATGCAGCAGACAACAGGAAACAACCATTGAAGTTTCCCTTACTCGTCGAGTTAGGCGACAGATATGACATCTTTAAAGTGAAGTGGATGCAGAAAGCTTCCGCCCGCCGAGTTCAGGAAGCGGTGAGCAGCCCAGGGACCATTACAGCGCACTCCAGGAAGACGGCCAGAATGTGGAGAGCTAAAGTGACATCTGCTAGCGCAATCAAATAAAGGAGCCCATTTCCACAAAATGTGTTTAGCACACGTTTGAAAGGGGTTCAACCAGTCTATTTCATGTAGAGACAGAATGACCCAGCCCCTTTAAAATCTGAAACGAACTGTTTTAGATGAGCAAGCAGTTTCTACATCCAGGTTGTATTTGCTATTTAACTGGGTGCTTTTGAGGAACGGTATACTTGTTACTGACGAGCACAGCATGTTAGCGCCAGGTCTCAAGTCTACTAGCGCATCGTGGAAACAGCAAACATGTACACTGAGGCAAGTCGATAAGCCCACAGCCTTCCAGGGTGCAAACACCACACTGACAGAATCCGTCCACATCCGCTCGTTATATCAATCCGTTTACATCCCGATAAATAGGGCCGATACCAGCAACACGATACTCAGTATCGTGGCAAGAAAAAACGTCAACGTCACGTCAACAAACACTGTCAcccagagtcacatttatttcCCAAGCTATAGCAGACAACCGgtgtcctttaaaaaaaaactatttttaaagACAAAAGAGTTCTGCTTTGTGTTttaatttttgccatggaaaaattGAGATACTGGTATTGTCCTGGGCCTACTGAAAATGAAGAGAAAACATCTAGGGATGCTATACAATGACACAGTAAACAGGCAAACCCTCAGAGGGATTGACAAAAACAGAAGAGTGGAGCATCTTCTGACCAGCTACTTATCAAACCAAGAAGGTGGAGCCTTGTTGAGAAGCATAACAAAACATGCCACTGGGAGGTTGCCAGTTTGAATCCCCCGATTGTAGAGGAGTAGTTTCATACCCCAGACTCACTCAGAGCAACCCACTGGACTAACGCTTGGAGCAAAAACACAGCTGTACAAACGTGAACGTGTAGAAGCCAGTTATAAGACGAGGGGCGTCAACTGagcaaataaataatacaataccAGGGAGAAATTACAGGACATAAAGACATTATTTTTCAATGTTTGGACATCTGATTCGATGTTTTGTATTCGGGTCTCCTGGTCCTACTTGGAGGGTGGGAGGTGGGCGAGCGGTGTGTGTACCTTGGGTTTGAGTTGATCTTGTCGCTCCTGGACACGGTGTTGCAGGGGTTTTGGAGAAGAGCCAGTGGGAACCTCAGGGGATCTGAGGACACAGAAGCAATCAGAGACTGAAAGCAGCTGTTTATGagttagaggttagagaggcTGTGAAAACCTATTAAATATTAGCCTATTAAGTTTTGATTAGCGCGTGAGATGAGGCTTACCGGAACAGTGTGAGCATGCAGGTCCCCTCCCCCCCACTGAGGACAGCCTGATCCTCAGAGAGTAAGACTGCCTTGTTCCTGCAAGGTGGAGTCAAAGCATCTTCATCCAGCAATGCTATCAGGACCTTCACAGTCTCCCGACCTCCATAAGCAGTGGCGTGGTTAATAGCATGGTATCTAGGCTGAAGAGGATATACACAAAACACTATAGTGTTAAGATGGCATTGATGTGGAGCAAACAAAAAGGGCATTGACGTGAACATGTAGGCTGAGAGTGGTTGGAGTCGTTGGCCCAGAAAGGCATCATACCCTGGCTGGGCTGATCCCTGTCCCACTAGCCGACTGCAGTCTGTGGGACAGATGGATCTGAGCGATCCGCTCTTTGAGGTCCTTGGCGGTCTCGTCAGCTGCAGCGTACACAATGTCTCCACTGGGCCGCCCCTTCAACAGAGCTGCCCTGATACTGGTCACCAGACAAACGCCAGCAATACTAAGAAAAACAAGTGTACATGAAATATTATAAATGCTTGCAATTATCTAAACCATTAGGCAGACAAGTCAAGAAGCCTCCTACTTATAGGCCATGAGGAGAAAGATTGATAGACGCTCCCTTTGTCAAAAGGTTTACTCATCACTGACCATGAAGTGACTGCAACATTATTGGGGTGCGTGAAAAGAGCAGCAAGTGTCAACACTGTGGCAAGGTGGGGTGGAGAAGGAGCAGGCTAGAATCCCTGACCCAGCTATTATGAGGGGAGTGAGCCTCGGGAAATGAATCTGGGATACCAGATGTTAGCTGAACAAGAGGCCCTGAACCCTTCAGagaaggtgtttgtgtgtggaaaTACAGTACTCCACTGAGGGTGTGAAGGGGGAGGTAGGGGTGCAGGCTGTTGAAAGAGCCATTCTGGCATCAGATCAGTCCAGTGTCCCATCAGAGaggcaccacagcagaacagggAGAAAATCCTCAGTCATAAACATCCAGAAGGCCCCTGCTATGAGGGAACTGGGACAATACATCCAATATTATGGACTCTATCGCTATATAGCTGAGTGCCAAGATGTCAATCATCTAGCACTGTAGTTGCTACTGAAATTCAGGGGAAATTAGGCCTTGTTGTGACACAGGATTTCTCCCATTGCTTTAGATCAAAGTTCAGTCCACACGTTTTTATTGAATGACCAAACAATCTCTTAACCACATTTGTGGCACTGCCAAATGCTTGGAGAAAATCTGAATCAATCTGCAATTATACAAAGGCCATGAGTGATCAAGGAAATGGTGAAGTTTGATGATAATAGTTATCAAACCAAGGAAGGAACATATTATCTTTTGACTTTTAGTCAATTTTACTTTGATGTCGCCAAGATAAGCATGTTTTAGTAATTCACATGTTATAATGAGAACCTGGGGCAGAAGTCATTAGGGGGAAATCAGATCTGTACACAGCAATGGGCAGGTGGGATTTGATGACAAGGATAAGCAGAGTTGGAGTCTGCCAGGCCAGGGTGGTATTCATTAGGCACAAAACAAAAGAAAACAGACAAATCAGGAAGAACTACAGTACATGGGCCTATCCATTAAGGGTTGTTTTTTATCTTCCAttccaaaacattttgctacgatgtgcactaatgaatacaacctaGCTGGTTGAGTACCTTGGGTCAGGGTTGTCTCCCAATATCTCCTCCAGGTTGTCTGTGAAATGGACAAAGTCTGACAGGCCTTTAACATGTTTCCTTAGGGGGTCAGACGCAGCAGGGGCATAGCCCTTTCCTCCCAGCTGGACAGCTCTCACAAATGATGTCACAGCCTGCAATATATAGATGATTAACATGACACCATAGGATTGTCATGTCATCAACATTCATTGCTGAAAACCATAGATAAGTGTAATGATTGGAAACAAACATGGAAAGAGTAGAGGCCAATTTGTCATTCTTACCAAGAAGAGTGACATGTTCTTGCTCCGTGCTTCACGCTTCAGGTCAGTAAAAGCTACACGTCCGAGCGATCTGCCAGGGGTGTCAAGGGTGTGCGCTAGGGCCATGTCATTCCTGGAGTTGACCAGCTGATCCAGATAGGCGCAGAAGACCCTCCTAACCACCTTTCCTACCTATTGGGAGATTTACGAGCCTTTAAAACCACCAGCTGATGCCACAAACTACACACACGGTACCATTTAAAGTCAGAACACCATCTTCAACCCAAACCAACATTTCATAAACCTCGTCATCCCCAGGCAGTATTACAGTAGCAACCCGTATTCTACCCACTCATAAATCAGACAGTTGACAGGGCAGCAGCCTGGAGAGAGCAGCGCATgtcctagcccacaatgtctgttGCATTTTATAAACAGCTGCCTGGTAATTTAATTCACATTTTGCTCTTAAATCTGAGTGATATGATTTAAAGTTCCTGTTAATAAGAGTGAGACAGAATCCAGTGCCTGAAAAAGACTGGAAAAGCTAAGAGAATGAAAGTCTTACCAGGCTGACTGGGAAACAAGAGGGAACAGTGAAACCAAGTACCTTGGTTTCACAATAATATGAGCCAATGTAACATTTAATATTCTGGCCAAACCACCTTTGCTTATGTGAGTGGAGAGAATGGAGTCAGTTTGCTTACACTATGCTGACCTGTATAATGCTGATATGTTCATACATGCTTACCTGTGTGCTGCATGGCTTTGACTTGCTTGATGGAGTCAAGGGGACCTGGGACAGGGAATCCCTCACCTCATAGGTCTCCATGTTACTGGACAGAAACTGAAACAGCTGGACCTTGGCAACATGAACACAGATTTAGCAGTTAACCTAACTGGCCTTTGAGACTATATCAAACAGTTGACTAAAACTTCCAATCATGGTCCATCATCCTAGTTTCAAGCAGGCCTAATACTCACTGAGCTCAGAGGCTCCTCAGGGTCCGGATCAACCCTCAGCTGTTTGTACATAGAGTGGATATCAATCAGGTCCATAGTGTTGGTGCGCTTCAGAAAGGAGTCGTATTCTTTTCTGATGATGTCATAGTTCTCTGGTCGGGAAGAGTCATTGTCAAGGGGCAGGTGAAGTTTGTCTAATAGTAAGTGTTTCCAGGCCACCAGGACATCACTCAGGGCAACACTGAACTCTCCACTCTCCTGTCAGAAGAGAGCAAAAGCAGATGGCTTAAAGCCATGACTACTGCCTGTGATGGGAATCAGAATGCATAGTTCATGGAGAATTATCCTCCGATACAGTCTGGTGGGACCACGGGTGGGACAAATGATGTGATTATTTCTTTATAAGAGTCTTCTGACCATGTCATCAGGAGAAACTAGGCCCAAATGGCTATAATAGGGGTGCAGATAAACTCATTGCCTTAGTGACAACACTTTTGAGTTATGCCATTAAATGTTAAGGCTTTGATTGCAGTATCGATGTCTGTTAGGACCACAGTCAACTGCGTACCACGCAGGCTTGGGGGGCCTAAACCCAAAAGAATTAGGAATTTAAATACCAGAATGGACATTGAGCTTCTGATGGGATAAAAGAGacattttggtcagggagttggtcgACCATGGTTTGCCAGAGCTGTTATAAGGTGGAGTAAAATAATGAATGTGAaaaatgtctgcactgtatttttGTTAACTAACCAGCTTTAGATTAATAATTCCATAATTTGTTCATATTAACTGCCACTATTacattcaaacaatgcagtcaatccacagcTATACACTAGATGAAATCAGTAGATGCTAGgacttagacaagttgtaaatgcaagTACTGATATTGTAGCATATACATGGCCCTCCCCCAATAGAATATTAACAGTATAAGCCATGTCAAAAATGCTAAGAATTACAGTAAATCagctgtaaaactgcaacaacaaaaagtctcagcctcatggcaaaacaTGTAGAacagcaggaaattagctttaaaatgaCAAATTCACAGCCCCATTGCAGAATGGCACAAGTACCTGTAAAACCATCTTTTTCCTTTGCCCCATGGCACAAATTGTAGAATTCCAGTAAGTTAACAGATCTGCTCACATTggtttttttaaactatttggGGGAGGTTGGGGGCTTTCTCAATCTTGCAGGGGCCATAAGAAACTGATGAATCCCTTGCTGTGACAAGTGGCCTACATAGCTTATAAAATGTTACCAGTTTTACCTGTTTATTGACCTCTGCAATGGCCAGCTGTAGAACCATCAACATTCCATCTGCCCCGTGGATGGTAGTCCTCTCTGACTCAAGAACCCGGTGGCATTCTCGCCTGAAGGTTCTCACCATTGTCTTCAGACGGTCCTCTAAATTCTCCATTGTCCCTGTGAAGGTGACAAACAAGACTGTTTAGTTACATGTACTGAACCCCTCAAAAATGCAATGTAACGAACACAAAGTACCGTAAAACGGCCTATTACAATGTATTAGTTAAACTGATTAACGTTAATTAAAGTTGATATAAACAACTACAACAATACAGATGTAGGTTGCTGGTAGCtagtgaaaaaaaataaaacacacttACCTAAACAAATGTTACAGCCTCAAACACCACCTTTTTCTAAATATCTCGAATATTTTAGGGACGTAGTAAGCGTATCGTTAAAATACGTTCACCACCCACGTAGCCAATGCACAAGCAGCTGATGCATGACATTTTTTAAATCCTGCTAATAACTACTCTGACCAATCAGATTCTGTGTCATCATTTAACCACGCCTATGTTGTTTCAACCGCTATCTGTGGTTCTTTATCACGGAACCCAACATTGTTTTAGCATATCTGACTATGTTTCGTGTGAGAACgtttattcattattattttatAACGTGTTTTTAATATAGCAATAGTGTGTAACGTGTCAAAGCGCTACACCATTGCGTTTTTAATCTCAGTGTGGTCCCCCTAGAATTGAAGAATAAAATGGCATGGTACGTTCCAACACGGACATCAACTGGGGAACAAATgcatttttatgtatttttttgtggCAGAAGTTGTAGCTAAAATGCACGCATAGGTATGGTTATGAATGAGTTAGCTATCCAtgctagtttttttttttttaaagccgctttatttttttaaatatattgtgTTATCTTGCCAAAGGCTGTCATCACTTTTAATCGCTGTAGTGTGTTGTAGGCTGCTAGCGTTTGGGTAGTTTCGCTGGCTAACATTAACTGTCTATTATCAACTAGCTAGCGTCATCATgtttaaacgttaataattagCAAGCTAGCTTGTACAACAGTGGGTGGGGGGGCTGCTAGTTACCTAGCATTTCACAATGTTATCCGAGCTTGTCCTGAAGCCAAAGCTACCAACTTTCTGGTGGTTACAAAGAAGATAGGAAAGAGGTCGAGAGCTAGTTAGACTAATtattctatctatctacagtactGACCGTTTGTGCACTGTTGAGCTAGCAATAGCCAGCACATGCCTCCTTGACCCTAACCTACTTACTAGATGTCTGGCTTCTATGTGTAACGTACACTTGTTCATGCCTATCCAGCCCTAATTTACCTCCAGAGATACAGGTTTATCTAAAACATTTTGGAGCAAACCTAAGTCGTACGATAACTAGAGTAATTAGCTAGCCTACTTAAATGGACAATCTTTTGCTACAATCATTTTTAGACCTTTAATTACATTTATGTAGGatacccattgattattgaaTGTAACTCGTAGATGCCTCATGAGCCTAATTCAACTGTCATACCCATCAGAACCCGACAGGTAAACTTGTTTTTATTCCTTTTGtttgcaaacactgtatagcttcaATATGATTAATGCAATACGTTTGATATAGATCAGGGGTAGGTAACCATGTTCCTGGAGTACCACAGGTACCGCAGGATTTTGTCCCAACTAGGCACCACACTGAGTTAGTTACTTAgttaattgatcagttcagtgattgcctaaattcaacagCTGGTCTTCCAGGTCAGTTAATCAAAAAACATGGAGTGCTTGTGACATTCTAGGACAAAGGTTGCCTACCCCTGTCATAGATGGTCAATACTTGCATCCATAGCTATGTCCATGCATTTGAGTGGTTTCATTTCTCAAGCCCCATCCCGCAGCAGTTTACCAAATCAGTGGCGCTGATTTGTTCAAACTGCACATTGCCCCTTTAAGACTGCAATCAATAACACTTGAGACTGAATGATCAATTGTAGTGAAATTGTGTTCTGTTGCCCTCAATTGGTGGATCCCCCTTGCTGTTAACCTTTGGAGTCCAATAGCTCAGTGGTTCTCAAACTCTGGGATAGTGCATAATCAGTTTCCCTCTTGTCATGTCAATCATTGCATACCTATTTATAACttctcagaaatgtccagatcaactagcccatgtcagctaatgttttttagcccatagattttgttgtaatgtttgagtcattcatatcacatgaatacacattagacatgacaGGGTATAGATTTGCaagaaaattagctttaaaacagcaacattttctctctgccaacaagaggggtgtgaacagtgcttgtgcccatagaaatggACGTGGGTTGTTGCCCAATGCTGGAAGCGGGGCCTGAgtgaaaaggtttgggaaccTACAGCCTACATGATGTCAGTACAACAACAAGAATGATGTCCTATTATGTGATCACTGTGACAGCTGTCACCTATGACCTTTCACACATTTAAAAAGCTTCCATCTAAACAACCCCCACTGACCCACATGGGTGTTTCACCGTACCCTTCCTAGAAAAACTGGAAAAGTCTGTTTCTAGTATATCTCCCTCCTAGTCGATTTGTAGCAAGGGATCTATATGACTGGTTTTGCATTTAGGAAAGTTCTGATCTCATGATTATCTTATTGTCACTCCCTACAGTAATTTCCTCAGTGACTACCACAGAAAGACATGTTAATTCATGTTCAGGCTTTAGGCTATATGAATCCCCCTCAACGAGATAGCTTACATGCTACAGTACTGGGCTTTCTCTTGCTTGAGTGTGCATACGGAAGTATTATTTTTGGCTTTCAGTACAGATATGCCATTTCTGTATAATGAAGTTCTAATAATCTAATATCCTCTTTGTAAAAATATTTACCCCTCTTCAATGCTGATGGAGGTGGTAAAGTCAAACCAAAGAGTAAATACACCAGACATGAACATCACCAAAAATACATTTAGCATGGAGGACTCAGGTCGAGGAGCCAGCTACACAGTGCCCTGTGACGACTACGTCCATGTGGTGGAGTTTAGCCCCTTTGACAGTTGCTCAGTTGCGTCCCTCTTGGCCTATTGAGGAAGCCAATATGTGGTTGTAGGCACCTGCTGCTTCCAGGTGAGTGGTAGCCTGCCAGATTCCTCTTCCTCATGTCCTCTTTTCTAACCTCCCTTCTCAAAAGGTATCAGAAGAGAAGATCCTCCCAAGGTTCCTCTCTGAGGAGGCATGGATAGGGGACACAAGGAAATGAGCCAGTGTTTTGGTTCCATATGTGATGTAAACCACTGCTGTATGTGTGACTTGAACCACTGTTTGAGCAGGAGGAGGACATGGAGGTAGAGGGGGTTGAATTCACCACACTGCATTTTTTCCATCATGCGTTACGTATGGATTGCCTCCCATGGAGCCCTGAGTCTCGGCTGGACAAGCTGCCCCAACTCATCAGGTAGCCTACCTTAAACCTTTTAGTTCTTACAGCTGTCTTCTGTCTTTACATCAGGGTGTCTGGTCCTGGAGTGCCCTGCAGTAAGTAACACCTGATTCAGCTCATCATGGTGCAGACTGATGACGTGGTTAGTTGGTTATTTGGACCAGCCACCCCTGTGAGTTGAAGCTGCGCTTCTATTTTTCTTTCTTAATCTCTCtatgtaaaatgtatttataaagtcatttttatatcagcagatgtcacaaaggtcttatacagaaacccaacctaaaaccccaaagagcgaGCAAGCAAgcaggagagggcgagagggataCTTAAGACCACACAGGACTCCAATAAGACAGGAGAAAAACATCAGATAGGACAGACCCACCCTAGCCCCCTGGCAGACTGTTGCAGCATAGATATTGGGGACTGAGacggaggggtcgggagacactgtggccctgtcccaCGATACTCCCAGACAGggccacccactttgccaaagcacagcctccacaccaccagatggatatcaacagaccaccaacttactaccctgagacaaggcgggGTATAGCCCGCAAAGTTCTCCCTCACTACACGAGCCCGAGGGGGCACAAGACCAGACAGGAAGAtaacatcagtgactcaacccactcaagtcaaGTATAGCGAAACGAGCCTGGCAAGACGTGATCCACCCCTCCGACTAATGACATGGGAGTGCACTAGCAAGCCATACTcacccccgtaatagggtcagtggaaagaatcccagtggagag is a window encoding:
- the LOC112217006 gene encoding PCNA-interacting partner; the encoded protein is MENLEDRLKTMVRTFRRECHRVLESERTTIHGADGMLMVLQLAIAEVNKQESGEFSVALSDVLVAWKHLLLDKLHLPLDNDSSRPENYDIIRKEYDSFLKRTNTMDLIDIHSMYKQLRVDPDPEEPLSSVQLFQFLSSNMETYEVRDSLSQVPLTPSSKSKPCSTQVGKVVRRVFCAYLDQLVNSRNDMALAHTLDTPGRSLGRVAFTDLKREARSKNMSLFLAVTSFVRAVQLGGKGYAPAASDPLRKHVKGLSDFVHFTDNLEEILGDNPDPSIAGVCLVTSIRAALLKGRPSGDIVYAAADETAKDLKERIAQIHLSHRLQSASGTGISPARPRYHAINHATAYGGRETVKVLIALLDEDALTPPCRNKAVLLSEDQAVLSGGEGTCMLTLFRSPEVPTGSSPKPLQHRVQERQDQLKPKARERTIRSQFACTYQDDSELPLNRILDFPSTIQVTTCVHPAPKQTITTVDSTSAVKELGRVEVYPEAGRKEAQGGGTTRGVATALGPRSGNDALSSSVGVGSRKTNIQTEGSSKTCKRKLVDCSDHCGSGNHPPLKKLPTRLTGKNGGAKAPSKKKLIAGQGKLTSFFRL